A genomic segment from Thermoplasmataceae archaeon encodes:
- a CDS encoding DUF1641 domain-containing protein yields the protein MTDNEDSLEPLIKDLLANADLIESLLTLLKKMKQAGLVELLNSVSSGYVPTDIEFMGKFFSSKELIYGMLKSANTAVSLIHALSDERTSDMVKAIMYNLPDATESMVDAAKNPDRLSALKLMSMLKDPEVAAGMSVMFSFLKFLGSAIKKVD from the coding sequence ATGACCGACAACGAAGACAGTCTCGAACCTCTTATCAAGGACTTGCTTGCAAATGCGGATCTCATTGAATCGCTCCTGACCTTATTAAAGAAGATGAAGCAGGCAGGACTGGTAGAACTTCTGAACAGTGTGTCATCCGGGTACGTTCCTACTGATATAGAGTTCATGGGGAAGTTCTTTTCTTCAAAGGAACTAATCTACGGCATGCTGAAGTCAGCTAATACTGCAGTCAGTCTGATTCATGCTCTGTCAGATGAACGAACGTCAGACATGGTAAAAGCTATTATGTACAATCTACCGGACGCGACCGAATCTATGGTAGATGCTGCAAAGAACCCAGATAGGTTATCTGCCCTGAAGCTCATGTCAATGCTAAAGGATCCTGAAGTTGCGGCTGGAATGAGCGTAATGTTCAGTTTTCTGAAATTCCTTGGTAGTGCGATCAAAAAAGTGGATTAG
- the gcvPB gene encoding aminomethyl-transferring glycine dehydrogenase subunit GcvPB translates to MNFHQATYDERLLNEFKSGSTYKIPGDGSDAQKLIPVEMQRNTLKIPGVAEYDAVRHFTRLSQMNYSVDLGIYPLGSCTMKYNPKYADKITSLEQYSEMHPLQPEYSIQGSLRIMYELQEYLKKIADMDAVTLQPLAGAHGEFTGILIVRKYLEDTGQLDKRNEIIVPDSAHGTNPASAAMGGFNVVEVPSDSTGMVDVNALKAALSERTAAFMITNPSTLGMFERDIVEISKLVHDAGALLYYDGANFNAILGITSPGIMGFDIVHFNLHKTFATPHGGGGPGAGPVAVKKKLEKYLPVPRIGFDGSKYFEDYSSEKTIGRISPYFGAFAVLLRAWAYITYQGSDGLEKSSRKAVLNTNYITKRLSKHLSDPYGGIKKHEVVLSSANTPERALDIAKYLIDNGVHAPTVYFPLIVKEALMIEPTESVNKDDLDTFCDAVIGALKAGHDDLLHRPKNLSVGRIDEIKAAKDQVLTWSLQK, encoded by the coding sequence ATGAATTTTCACCAGGCCACCTATGATGAAAGGCTCCTGAATGAATTCAAGTCCGGTTCCACGTACAAGATACCTGGAGACGGAAGCGATGCACAAAAGCTTATCCCTGTGGAAATGCAGAGGAATACACTGAAAATCCCTGGGGTTGCTGAATATGACGCTGTCAGGCATTTCACCAGGCTATCACAGATGAACTACAGTGTTGATCTTGGTATATATCCACTTGGATCTTGCACAATGAAGTACAACCCGAAATATGCAGACAAAATCACCTCACTGGAACAGTATTCTGAAATGCACCCACTGCAGCCAGAATACAGCATCCAGGGGTCACTCAGGATCATGTACGAGCTGCAGGAATACTTGAAGAAGATAGCAGATATGGATGCTGTGACATTGCAGCCGCTTGCGGGAGCGCATGGAGAGTTCACCGGCATACTGATTGTCAGGAAATACCTTGAGGACACAGGCCAGCTTGATAAAAGAAATGAGATAATAGTGCCTGACTCTGCACACGGGACAAATCCGGCATCCGCTGCTATGGGGGGTTTCAATGTTGTGGAAGTGCCTTCAGACTCTACCGGCATGGTTGACGTTAATGCCTTGAAAGCTGCTCTCAGCGAAAGGACAGCTGCATTCATGATAACCAATCCAAGCACTCTGGGAATGTTTGAAAGGGATATAGTGGAAATTTCAAAACTCGTTCATGATGCAGGAGCCCTGCTGTATTACGATGGTGCTAATTTCAACGCCATCCTTGGCATTACTTCCCCGGGAATAATGGGATTCGACATCGTTCACTTCAACCTCCATAAAACATTTGCCACACCCCATGGAGGAGGCGGGCCCGGAGCTGGACCAGTCGCAGTTAAAAAGAAACTCGAAAAATATCTTCCGGTGCCGAGGATTGGATTTGACGGCAGCAAGTATTTCGAGGACTATTCTTCCGAGAAGACCATAGGCAGGATCTCACCTTACTTTGGTGCTTTCGCTGTTCTGCTCAGGGCATGGGCATACATAACCTACCAGGGCTCTGACGGGCTTGAGAAAAGTTCCAGAAAGGCTGTATTGAACACAAATTACATTACAAAGAGACTATCAAAGCACCTTTCAGACCCCTATGGCGGAATTAAGAAACATGAAGTTGTCCTGTCTTCGGCGAATACGCCAGAAAGAGCTCTTGATATTGCTAAGTACCTGATAGACAATGGTGTGCACGCACCAACAGTGTACTTCCCTCTCATAGTGAAGGAGGCGTTGATGATCGAACCAACGGAGAGCGTAAACAAGGACGACCTTGACACATTCTGCGATGCCGTAATAGGTGCTTTGAAAGCCGGACACGATGATCTACTGCACAGGCCAAAAAATCTATCTGTTGGAAGAATAGATGAAATAAAAGCTGCCAAGGATCAGGTTCTTACCTGGTCCCTGCAGAAATAA
- a CDS encoding FAD/NAD(P)-binding oxidoreductase produces MYSQKRALILGDGAAGTILANKLRFLTNKNELEIVVIGNSKKHYFKPDGVQIPFGLLDYRKSVKNSEFLFNAGVKYIQDEVVRIDVDQRFVTVKSGKSYSYDYLAIATGDRLTPEDVPGYEGEAKHFYNLQAALSLKEDLAKFNGGDIVIGQASPEIQCPPAPYEFTFLLDHYFRKRGIRNKINIHYTYPLNRVFTMPQVAVFVDKLFQERGIITHTMFNVETVDPKNKVVNSLEGESVKYDMLILVPPHRGQKVITDSGLAGESGYIDVDRHKLNYGKYDDVFVIGDATNLPVSKAGAAAHFQSGYLSHHIASEVGGAVYEDDYNGECACYTITGVNEAISLWFSYEKNAKANFKSKLDYIFKWTSADTYFSGMVRGIM; encoded by the coding sequence GTGTATAGCCAGAAGAGAGCACTTATTCTGGGGGATGGAGCCGCCGGGACAATCCTGGCAAACAAGCTCCGTTTTCTAACGAATAAGAATGAACTAGAAATTGTTGTAATAGGCAATTCGAAGAAGCATTATTTCAAGCCTGACGGGGTACAGATACCATTTGGTCTTCTGGATTACAGGAAAAGCGTAAAGAACTCGGAATTTCTGTTCAATGCCGGTGTGAAATATATTCAGGATGAAGTGGTGAGAATTGATGTTGATCAAAGATTTGTTACAGTGAAGTCTGGCAAATCATACTCCTATGATTATCTCGCTATTGCAACCGGTGACAGATTAACACCGGAGGATGTGCCAGGCTATGAAGGCGAAGCGAAACATTTCTACAACTTGCAGGCAGCACTTTCCTTGAAGGAGGATCTTGCAAAATTCAATGGCGGAGACATAGTTATAGGGCAGGCAAGCCCAGAGATACAATGTCCTCCGGCTCCATACGAATTCACGTTCCTGCTTGATCACTATTTCAGGAAAAGAGGGATAAGAAACAAGATAAACATACATTACACATATCCACTCAATCGCGTATTCACAATGCCACAAGTGGCTGTTTTTGTCGACAAGCTGTTTCAGGAAAGGGGCATTATTACTCACACGATGTTCAATGTGGAAACTGTGGATCCCAAAAATAAGGTTGTGAACTCTCTAGAAGGCGAATCGGTAAAGTACGATATGCTAATTCTGGTACCGCCGCACAGGGGGCAGAAGGTTATAACAGATTCTGGCCTCGCAGGAGAATCTGGATATATTGATGTAGACAGGCACAAGCTTAATTATGGGAAATACGACGATGTCTTTGTCATTGGTGACGCCACTAACCTCCCAGTATCGAAGGCCGGGGCTGCGGCACACTTCCAATCCGGGTATCTCTCACACCATATTGCTTCGGAAGTGGGTGGCGCGGTGTATGAGGATGACTATAATGGCGAATGCGCGTGCTATACCATTACTGGTGTGAACGAGGCAATTTCCCTCTGGTTCAGCTATGAAAAAAATGCAAAAGCCAACTTCAAGAGCAAGCTTGATTACATATTCAAGTGGACATCAGCTGATACTTACTTCTCAGGTATGGTCAGGGGGATAATGTAA